One window of the Pieris brassicae chromosome 4, ilPieBrab1.1, whole genome shotgun sequence genome contains the following:
- the LOC123709066 gene encoding spondin-2-like isoform X2, translating into MWTMFKITGFIVLIFALNRYECYESEIGCNRRPLGTKTEPLPPDNRFKIDIIGINDDMYIPRHQYTVRLYSNDGVSTFIAFTISAREDTKYNEKNPRKPILLDPGAIKVSPDAPSVPSPCKNSVIQSDIKPKKSIEAVWIAPAKDNKCVTIYAVLAVKQDVWYNSDGPLSKRVCEDRRNMEDMQPVENDNCQACEDARYLLTFDGIWSYNTHPGMFPKTQEFARFSDVVGASHSKSFNIYKIHSEASAGLKMLAEQGNTTKLEMEILSQLGSSVRTVIKGSGRSKPDMVTTTSFRVTRQHHRVSLVTAILPSPDWFLGVSNMELCDAVTGTWAPNLTLNLYPLDAGTDSGTTFEASNDDTMPPQPISIAPINKEIPKEQIKPFARLIFELTRTYPKLCDSEESSDPHIQEHEYKEINNNQPTTPPPVEVSISVDPDSSPDCPMTEWEDWLPCEGECIDNKLQGFQSRFRYHLVDGVAVGKYVENGPSYADKEVSRYCQENYEDSELQACEEPCNQEEDS; encoded by the exons ATGTGgacaatgtttaaaattactg GTttcatagttttaattttcgcTCTCAATCGCTACGAATGTTACGAAAGTGAGATTGGTTGCAATCGACGTCCCTTAGGCACTAAGACCGAACCTTTGCCTCCAGACAATCGATTTAAAATCGATATTATAGGCATAAATGATGATATGTACATACCAAGGCATCAGTACACAG TTCGTCTTTACTCAAACGACGGTGTATCGACTTTCATAGCCTTTACCATATCCGCTCGGGAAGACACCAAATACAACGAGAAGAACCCAAGGAAACCTATTTTATTGGATCCCGGGGCCATTAAAGTATCGCCAGATGCACCCTCTGTGCCTAGTCCGTGTAAAAATTCGGTTATACAGTCGGATATTAAACCAAAAAAGTCGATAGAG GCTGTGTGGATAGCACCAGCGAAAGATAACAAATGCGTTACAATATACGCAGTATTGGCGGTAAAACAAGATGTGTGGTATAATTCCGACGGTCCCTTGTCAAAGAGAGTGTGTGAGGATAGGCGTAACATGGAGGACATGCAGCCTGTTGAAAATGATAATTGTCAGGCTTGTGAAGATGCGAGATATTTG CTAACATTTGACGGTATTTGGTCGTATAATACACATCCAGGCATGTTCCCAAAGACACAGGAATTTGCCCGATTCAGTGATGTTGTCGGTGCTTCCCATAGTAAAagttttaacatatataaaatacactcAGAAGCAAGTGCAGGACTGAAAATGTTAGCGGAACAAGGAAACACTACAAAACTGGAAATGGAAATATTATCACag CTAGGCTCTTCAGTCCGTACCGTAATAAAGGGTTCAGGCCGTTCGAAACCGGACATGGTAACAACAACGTCATTCAGAGTAACTCGTCAGCACCATAGAGTGTCACTGGTGACAGCCATCCTGCCGTCACCAGATTGGTTCCTCGGCGTGTCCAATATGGAACTGTGTGATGCTGTGACAGGTACATGGGCACCGAATTTGACCTTAAATCTTTACCCGTTGGATGCTGGGACGGATAGTGGTACTACATTTGAG GCATCAAACGATGACACTATGCCCCCACAACCGATATCGATAGCGCCGATTAACAAGGAAATACCAAAGGAACAGATAAAACCTTTTGCCAGACTAATTTTCGAACTTACCAGAACTTACCCAAAACTATGCGACTCTGAAGAATCATCTGATCCGCACATACAag AACatgaatataaagaaattaacaataatcaacCTACTACGCCTCCTCCAGT GGAAGTATCAATATCCGTGGACCCCGATTCGTCTCCAGATTGTCCGATGACGGAATGGGAGGATTGGTTGCCGTGTGAAGGGGAGTGCATAGACAACAAACTACAAGGATTCCAGAGCAGGTTCCGCTATCACCTTGTAGATGGCGTTGCTGTTGGAAAGTATGTGGAAAAT GGACCGTCGTATGCAGATAAAGAAGTATCCAGATACTGTCAAGAAAATTATGAAGACAGTGAATTACAAGCTTGTGAAGAACCTTGTAACCAAGAGGAAGATTCTtga
- the LOC123709066 gene encoding spondin-2-like isoform X1, whose translation MWTMFKITGFIVLIFALNRYECYESEIGCNRRPLGTKTEPLPPDNRFKIDIIGINDDMYIPRHQYTVRLYSNDGVSTFIAFTISAREDTKYNEKNPRKPILLDPGAIKVSPDAPSVPSPCKNSVIQSDIKPKKSIEAVWIAPAKDNKCVTIYAVLAVKQDVWYNSDGPLSKRVCEDRRNMEDMQPVENDNCQACEDARYLLTFDGIWSYNTHPGMFPKTQEFARFSDVVGASHSKSFNIYKIHSEASAGLKMLAEQGNTTKLEMEILSQLGSSVRTVIKGSGRSKPDMVTTTSFRVTRQHHRVSLVTAILPSPDWFLGVSNMELCDAVTGTWAPNLTLNLYPLDAGTDSGTTFEASNDDTMPPQPISIAPINKEIPKEQIKPFARLIFELTRTYPKLCDSEESSDPHIQEEHEYKEINNNQPTTPPPVEVSISVDPDSSPDCPMTEWEDWLPCEGECIDNKLQGFQSRFRYHLVDGVAVGKYVENGPSYADKEVSRYCQENYEDSELQACEEPCNQEEDS comes from the exons ATGTGgacaatgtttaaaattactg GTttcatagttttaattttcgcTCTCAATCGCTACGAATGTTACGAAAGTGAGATTGGTTGCAATCGACGTCCCTTAGGCACTAAGACCGAACCTTTGCCTCCAGACAATCGATTTAAAATCGATATTATAGGCATAAATGATGATATGTACATACCAAGGCATCAGTACACAG TTCGTCTTTACTCAAACGACGGTGTATCGACTTTCATAGCCTTTACCATATCCGCTCGGGAAGACACCAAATACAACGAGAAGAACCCAAGGAAACCTATTTTATTGGATCCCGGGGCCATTAAAGTATCGCCAGATGCACCCTCTGTGCCTAGTCCGTGTAAAAATTCGGTTATACAGTCGGATATTAAACCAAAAAAGTCGATAGAG GCTGTGTGGATAGCACCAGCGAAAGATAACAAATGCGTTACAATATACGCAGTATTGGCGGTAAAACAAGATGTGTGGTATAATTCCGACGGTCCCTTGTCAAAGAGAGTGTGTGAGGATAGGCGTAACATGGAGGACATGCAGCCTGTTGAAAATGATAATTGTCAGGCTTGTGAAGATGCGAGATATTTG CTAACATTTGACGGTATTTGGTCGTATAATACACATCCAGGCATGTTCCCAAAGACACAGGAATTTGCCCGATTCAGTGATGTTGTCGGTGCTTCCCATAGTAAAagttttaacatatataaaatacactcAGAAGCAAGTGCAGGACTGAAAATGTTAGCGGAACAAGGAAACACTACAAAACTGGAAATGGAAATATTATCACag CTAGGCTCTTCAGTCCGTACCGTAATAAAGGGTTCAGGCCGTTCGAAACCGGACATGGTAACAACAACGTCATTCAGAGTAACTCGTCAGCACCATAGAGTGTCACTGGTGACAGCCATCCTGCCGTCACCAGATTGGTTCCTCGGCGTGTCCAATATGGAACTGTGTGATGCTGTGACAGGTACATGGGCACCGAATTTGACCTTAAATCTTTACCCGTTGGATGCTGGGACGGATAGTGGTACTACATTTGAG GCATCAAACGATGACACTATGCCCCCACAACCGATATCGATAGCGCCGATTAACAAGGAAATACCAAAGGAACAGATAAAACCTTTTGCCAGACTAATTTTCGAACTTACCAGAACTTACCCAAAACTATGCGACTCTGAAGAATCATCTGATCCGCACATACAag AAGAACatgaatataaagaaattaacaataatcaacCTACTACGCCTCCTCCAGT GGAAGTATCAATATCCGTGGACCCCGATTCGTCTCCAGATTGTCCGATGACGGAATGGGAGGATTGGTTGCCGTGTGAAGGGGAGTGCATAGACAACAAACTACAAGGATTCCAGAGCAGGTTCCGCTATCACCTTGTAGATGGCGTTGCTGTTGGAAAGTATGTGGAAAAT GGACCGTCGTATGCAGATAAAGAAGTATCCAGATACTGTCAAGAAAATTATGAAGACAGTGAATTACAAGCTTGTGAAGAACCTTGTAACCAAGAGGAAGATTCTtga